The Drosophila biarmipes strain raj3 chromosome X, RU_DBia_V1.1, whole genome shotgun sequence genome includes the window TAAGCATTATTCAGGATGAATACATTAAGTGTTAGTTAATTCAATGCTTCTGAATGAATGCCAGTCAACTAGAAAGCAGTCATCAGGTTTGGGCCCCAGTATACATATGtagctaataataataattgatttttttcggTGCCCAGGGAACCAGTTAAAAAGtgtgcaaatgcaaatgaaaccaaatgaaatgaaatgaaataaaataagagaaaCGCATTTGGCATGCTTATCAGTTTTTAGCtcagaataaaataataaaaccccGCAACGCCTCCTCAGCGGAAACTTTGTAGCCAATTTGCATACAATGCAGTTTGCAGTTCGCCGTTTGcgattttccatttccagcCGGCAGTTCGCAGTCCGGAGTTCACATTTCACCGGCCGATCGTTACATTTTgagcaatttgtttttattatttggcGGCGCTGGCCGCCGCTCTATTTATTTGGATTAGTTGCTGCACAATGTCAAAGTCGTTTGATTGCCGGCCTGCGTGGGGAGTGTATGGGCTCGCCCTTCAATCGATCCGTCGATAAGCgctttatttactttttgttgtCATCAGGAAAGTTTCGGGTTCATTGACTCGAGGCATTTGGTTTGTACGGGCGCTTCTTCGCCCGCCATCTGGGGTGTtaattactttttgttttaattgtcAATTTATTGGGCCGCACCGGACGCACTGTAGCACTAATTTGCGGGCAAAGCCTCTTTGAAGGCTATTTCCCGAGGATTTTCCCCAAGTCCCTGGAAAATGACAGCCGTTAACAACTAAACAAGTACAGTGGGGTCTTGGAAGTGGGATAGACAGGACACCAAAACGtttaatctttatttttttcaatttttaaccTGTGTTTTTAGTTatctataaataaaagttataaatatgcataaaatattttactaaactatatacttctcatattaatGTGAGCTCTGGTACCAATGTATGtctatgtatatttttaatgggaAAACTGCTTATAATTCGTATGACAGTTAAGAGGATAGGGACAGTCGCACATTTATGCGAATATTCGTTTGAATATTCGTTTTTACGCTCGTCGAGCATTAAACATTACGTAAAATTCAGAATATTATGTGCTGTAGCTTCATATGTATAATTAAAGTCCCCGGCCCGTCGCAGGGAATTCGAATCGAAACGATTTATTTTGAAGGGCTTAAATCATGCAAGCAACATCGTAATTGCACATTCAAGCGCTCTCCCCGCACTGCCAAAAATTCAGCTGGTTGGTTGCCATTTAAGCCAGCTACACCCACAGAAGCTGGCCTGTTTTTGATTGCCCGCCGATGCCTGACGGCTCCTGAGGAGCTTATGGCTCTAAGCTCCCCAGCTGTTAATTACAAACAAACGAGTGCTCGCTGGGGCGTCAGGCATCGGAAATTATGCGAGTGCTCGGGGAGGTGGCCTCGCAGAATCTTCGCTTCTAGCCGGGCTCATAATCTATGCCCGGCCAGGTTCAATGCACTTGTCGATTTCACAGCTGAATAAAGTCGGGCACTCCCAGGCCCCTGCCCCTGTCCCAGTGCGCAGCCCCTTCCCCGCAGAGCGACCCCGTGTATCTCCCCCGGATCCGACGCTATATTTATACAGCAGTTGACATAACACAAATTGAATTATAACATTTTACCGTCTCCGCTTTCGCGGGCATTGCCATCCAGCATCCATCGCTTTTTTCAGTACATGTTCCGGTGACGTTTCGTGGGTAACGCGATCGGACGTTAGGTTTTAATTAACACATTTTCGAGGCAGCCGACGCCGGGCTCCGATCGGGCGTCAGTGGGTTAAGCGGGACGTTAGTCACTAGCCACGAGTCACGCTAAATCCAACGGCGCTGCGCTTCGTTGTGCAAATGTTCCGGGAGTGTTCGCTCCATTGCATCCGCCTGGGAAGGCGGGGTGGCGGGCAAATCCATGTCAACTGTCCCCGGGCTCAGATAACGCCGGTGCTGGGCCATAGCTCCCCGGAACCCCCACTCCGGTGCTATGTCCCCCGCGGGCCAGCAGTGATGCCAACTATATTATTTGATTGCCCACATCCACCGACCTTTAGTTGCTAAACATTCCCAGATTACAAGAATGTTTATAGGTGTTTACTTGGGGTATCTTGTAAACACCAGAAGCGCATAGTTTATCACTGGGTTGTTTAACAGAATAAACATTGTTTGAAACAACATGCGGGTTCTATTAGCCATTTTCAAGATCTCTCACACATATTTGATGGTAACAAAAAAGAACGAGAAGGAAAGCTGTGGTCGAGTCCCCGACTAACAGATACCTATTCATCTGTCGAATTCAATAAAAGAATTAAACTTTAAAGAGCTTAAGAACTCCGATCGgtgtataaaaatgatttagtttggatttgattttgatttaaagAAGGAAAGTTATGTTCGAGTGCCCCGGTTATCAAATACCCATTATAACTCTGTCGATCAAACTTAAAATAACTCAACTTTGAAGAGCAGAAAAGCTTTCTTTTTGCGGAATACGGTCTGtgtatacaatttatttaatttttaaacgacaTAAACATCATTTAAAGCAGGAAAATTATGGTCGAGTGTCCCGACTATCATATACCTTGTGaataatcttaaaatatttaaaaagctttCTTATTTTACTCACTATATCTGTGTATAAAAACAGCATTTAAAATGCTTTCCTTCCTAACTAGCTCGAACATACAATCAGGCAAAGTCTGCAGAGTGCTTAGATAAATACCAATCAGTTTTCGTTTATGAAAATAATTCcgaaacgaaaaacaaaccAAAGGTGTATTTTATGTTGCTTTATTTTCGGTTCCACACAGACCGTCTGagaaaatcaaagaaaacagttgaaaatgatTTAGCCATGAACTCTCGCATTTTATTTCCCATTTATCAAATGCCCCGAATGTCATCCAATAGGAGTATGTTTCGGTGAACTGCAACCGAAAGTGCCCAAAGCCGtcaatgtatttataaatcgAAACAATATGCTAGTCCTTGCCTAAACACACATAATTCAGCAGCACAAagatctaatttaattttaatagccACATTTCATTTCGGCCCGGAATGTTGGCCATGCAGCCCGGCAAGTTATTCGATTCATATGGAAATTAAATGGAAACAATAAACCAGGGAGATACGGCACAGAAGCTCTGGACCACAAAAAAGCTTGTTTATTTGGTTTTCTGCACACAAATCATAATAGTCCGCACAGTATAccgttttaattaaattaaaaatgccccTGCCCGCTTTATTTGCTCGGGATTAGTGATTGATGCTTTGGCACTGCCGCTGCCATGGACTCTTCCCCATCCTGACCTTTAGAGGCGACCAGAACTGACGGGATTATAGCCAAGTAAGACATCTCAGGGCCGGGGGGCTGCTGCATATTGTCTGGAGTAATTTATAATATCACGACGTGACGTGCTTTTGCCTGATAAATGAGCCGAATGTCGCCACGGAGTCAGTTTGCTAAATAATAAACTCTCGCCAGCCGAGAAAGGGAGGTGGGAGGCGAAAATGCGGAGGGCCACGTTCCGCTGGAAAAATAGAATGGCTACGCTCCGCCGGCTGGGATCAGCCCACTTTTCCACCCACTGTTTCATCAGCCCCAGAGCACCCACTTTCTTCCGCCTTTCCAACTGTGCTTAAGCCGCAGCGTTTTGTTTTCGCACTTTGCGCGCTTTAGTTTCGGAATTTTCCATCAAATCATCAACACTTCCCGCAGAAAGCGTGGCTCAACATTATTTATGCAGATTTTCTTTCCACTTTTTGCCCGCTTTTCCCGGGAACAAAAGACAAGAGATAGTGGGCGCAACAAGCGTGTGAACTAGCGCCAGGCTATTTCCCCAAATACAGTGGGACAAGCTAACAGAAATGCAATCTGGTAAAAAAATAGcttataaaattgattttgcgcAAGAACCTCAAGAATCTGCAGGCCAAGTCGCACGGTCGCTTCtatttgttgcatacttttcggccAATTTAATATTCCATATACACATTTAACCCTGCTATATCTaggattttaaatgtatttaccatatataaacatatttgTAGTTAAATGAAGAAGTAATCCGTAAACAAAATAACCCTTTGTATTTGAGAGTATGAGTATAATACTTTAACGGGTTAATAAGCCCCATATTTATTTCCCGGACTTACATTGTTCTGTCTGAATCCCTGTTTCCCCTGCGTTCCACTGTGGCGCAGAGCCGAAAACAAAATGCCATTAAGCTTAAGTTGAGCATAACATAAGAACAAAAGCATCTGAGAACTGTTGGtggaaataaaaacacaaagtgCCATAAAATAATGTAGGAAAACTCTTCGTAtgcataaacaatttaatgcGTTCTCTGTGCGGGCGAGTGTGCGTGgcaatacaatacaatttacacgcttattaatttttacaagACTTTAACCGACACTTGAgccaaacaacaaacaaccgCCAACAAAGGCAACAAAAACTGGAGCGAATGCTCTCCAATGTGTGTGAATGTTTGCCAACatcacacacaaacacacacgctCAGCGCACCTCTTCAAACAAAAATCCAGCTTGGTTTTCgggttattattatttttttgggttttcttttatttgcgtGGGAGCAGtgggaaaaacaaagaaaagggGTGCTCTGTTGCCGTAGTAACTTTGCTCTAAAAACTTTTGGCACCCATTTCGGGCGGGGTCGGGGACGGGGACGGGAACGGCTGCGGGGCGAATATATAAGCCACAATTTTAGCATGCAAAATATGGCCAAAGgaatttctatttttatttattttttaataccaaaACTTTCCGACACAcgaaaagcagcaaagcggAGAATGTGGCAAGCCGAAGAACAAGCAGGGCCCTTGAGGGGTTTCTGTCATATGTGGAAATACATTGCACggaaacaaatgttttttgaaACAGATACGGGAAAAGCTGAGCAGATATAGTAAggtgtataaaatatatcatgatgatttttaaacctattaaatattcaaataataTCCATCCATATCTTATAAATACTATAAAAGAAGGGCCTAAAAATGGGATGTAACTCCTTCAGCCAAAAAGGGTTGAGctaaaaatctaagaaaaaattaaacaataataaataagacCACACGAGAAATCTACAAATTGGTTCAATAggcatttttttcaattttatctTTTGTTATTTCTCTGTTATAAATGTTGGCAAAGTGGTTTCATTTATCTTATATGCATCAAGATTTTAAACATCTTAAAGGATTGCATTATAGAACCCCAAAGTTTCCAAAATATCGATGTTTTCTGTTTAATTTCttcttttcatatttttatgcaaaaaattggaatcattttaaaatattgtttaacaGGACTCCtaaatatatcaaataaagaatttttttatactaAAGAAGAAGAATTAGTAGtaggtatttttattatttttatataaataccatttaaaaatataaaagaacaTTTGTGGTGAGCCCTAATCCACAGAAGATCCAGACGAATTTAGGATTGTCTTCCCATCTCCCACCTAGTGTTTTTCCCCGTGTAGCGCCGCGTCCCTGCTGGTTTTGCTCCTGCTCTTCGGGTCCTTGGGAGGAGGAGTGACCAACAAGTTGGCAGGATCAGATGGCAGGAAGTGCACGGGCACTCACGCTGGAAAAGTGCATGTGTAATTGGGAATAACGGGATATATGTTTGCAGCAACAGCCAAAGGTGAAATGTGAAGGGAAAAGCAAAATGTAGAATGAAATTGAAAGGACAAGAAAAATGGACGAAGGAAAACTCCTGCGACGACGACAAATTGCCGGCTTCTTGGAAGTTTGTGCCTGGCCAAGGAAAATAGTTTCTGAGGTTCAACGAGTGACGAAAGCTGCACACCCACGCGCACAACACACACGAATCATTTGTGAAAACTTGTGTCTGTGTGGGCGGAAAATTGTGCGTGTGCGGGTGCGGGTGTGTGCGTGGGTTTTTCTTTTGCCAACaaataattcgaaattttaaattaattaaagttttgCGGAATGGTAAAAGTTTACTTTTAGATTTGGAGCGTGGCAAATGGAAGAGAATTAACTGGAACGAGAATCGGAAGGTGTGCGGCAATTTCGGTCCCttgaaaataacttttaatgtcCTTTTGATTTTCAGAAAGTCAACGTTTAGCACGGTAATTAGAAAAATTTTACAACGCACGAACCAGTTTcgttttaaaaagtaatatgTAGTGAAATGAGTGATAAGATAAcattaaaacagaaaaaatggTTTGCTAAATCATCGATAGAAAAcactattttgaaaataacttttaatgtcCTCATTATTTGCAAAAAGTCAAAGTTTAGCAGGGTAATTAAACGAATTTTATAACGCACTAACCAGTTTcgtttttaaaagtaaaatgtagtgaaaacagaaaaaatggCTTGACAGGAAATCATCGATAGTGGACACTATCGATGTTTTTGTCTATCGATGCGGGTGACTATCGATAAAATCGATCGTTTCGAAAATTTGTTGCATTTAGCCAAAAACTTGTCGATTCTTGAAAAGTCCACACCTCTGATATACTTTTTTTGGGTCGGGTTTTTCTGTTCCCTTCGCTTACATAGATCTTTCTTTAACTGCAGTGTGACCTTAAGGTGGAAAAATCTAAAAAGCTCGCAGAAATATATCTCTATATATGCGGCAAGGTATAATATTgatcaataattataattttgtaaatcgCACAAAGACTATTCTAAACAGTGGTCTCTCCTACCGCAGAAAACCTTCATGCCCATAAGGCAACAGTTAATCATTATTGATTTATTGAGTTCATTAATATTCTGCGCCTTATGACAGGAGTCGTGATGTCTGCAATTGCTCTGAGCGACAGCCTATTAGCAAGCGTGCTGTTTTTGCCAACGTTTGCCAAAGATACACGAAGTTTGCATCGGTCTTTAAGCTCTTTAAGTTCACCCTTCACACGACTCTTTAGCAGTACACTTTTCGCTTTGAGGCACTTTACTCTCCTATCTGCCTGCCAGTTGGTATCGCTCCGGCTTTCTGTGTCTATCATCCTGGCCTGCGCCACCTCGCTTCCGCTCATACATATGTCGGAGCTGGGAAAGTTGAGAATTTAAAGGAATTATAAGTACTCGAGCATCTGACACGTCGGTCGCACTTGGGAGACTTGCCGGGGACTTGGCAGTTGGCAGTTGTCAAGTGTGCTCCGGCCACTCACTATCCCGCCCCGTCGTCGCCCCTGCCAACCCGTTTTTCCTCTGGACGGGGAAAACCCAGTGACGAATGTCGCCAGAAACTCATATGCACTCCTGCTACTACTCGTAAGGGGCAATAGTTTGAGGGGCTTCCAACGAGAGTGTGGGCAATTACAGTCAAACTTCCGTGGGTGGAAATGGATATCCTGCCTCTACCTCTGAGGTTGTTAAATAAGAATTACAAATCATCGAAAGTCGGGAGCAATCACAGGTCCTTGGCCTGAATATAAGGTACAACTTCCATGGGTGGAAAAGGATATCCCCGCCTTTAACTCTGATGTTGCtagaaaataattacaaattatagAAAGTCGTgagcaattaaatattttgaacaaattccATGGGTGGAAGTTTAACTTTGATGTTGTTAAAAAAGAGTTGAACATTATCTaaagttcattaaaaaaccaaaacggaaagcatatgtatgtaaaacatttaacattaaaaagaggatttttaaaagcctaatttaatattctttggtttattaatttaaataatttggcttattaatttaaaatattaaattaatattacttcgcaaaaaatgtataaatttcaattaacaTTACTAAATATCCGATTTGCTAATTTCCAGGCCACTTTTGCTTCAATCGTGTAAAATAAATGATGtttcaaaatgaatttttgtattattaataattttgaaagAGTGGCTTACAAACATATGTCAAAACAATCTATAAGATTTATGCTTATATCTAAACGTATATGTGCAGTATCTATTTCACTtggataaataataaatatccaTTGAATTTCACTGTGATGGGAGGCACTTAGAGACTCTGGGAAAACAGCTGGAAAATGTCTTGTGTGTAAGCCGCTTACGCCGCTCCCTTCGGCCCCAGGCCCCCTTGACCCCCTTGGGAGTCACGTTCAGATGTCATattgaaaaggaaaagaaCAAATGTATCGTGGATGATTTCTAATCAAATATATCATGTGTTCCATCGCCCTGCCGGGGAAATTGTGTTTGCACTTTTCTTTCCCCAGTATCTCCCCGGTTTTTCccttttcgtttcgttttttgtttgtgaTGCGAGGtgattaataatatttccatgTTTGCCGCTTCATCTGCAGGTATGACGGAGGAAATAACCGGCGATTGGAGCTATTACGTGTATATATCGCTGGCGCTGGTTCCAGTCTATTTGGCATTTCGGCTCATTAAGTCACTGGGCTGGCAGCTCTTCGTCAACAACTGAGCAAACATCTGAGGCCGAAACTGAAGTTGCAGCCGTCGCCAGGAGAGTCCGTCGAGGAAAAGTCGAACAGCCAAAGCCGTAGAGGTGCGTAGTCACTTGAGGTTGCCAGCCAGAAGCGGTCGAGTGTCGAAAGTCGAGTGTCGATGGTATTTGTTCGAGTGCCAAACAGCCAAAGTTGCAAGTTGCCAGCGAAAAATCAAAGGGAGTCGGCCGCAGAAGTGGTGAATACCCTTTTTGGGCTGTAGCAAGTGATgaaaacttaagaaaacacCATGTCTAGATCAttgaaagtaaaatattaaccaaGACGGATATAATTACGCTAGActaaaacaaaagtaaaaggCATTCCTGttttgtattataaaattataattttaagcgATAAATGTAGCCATTATTCGAGAGATCCATTTTAAGCCTGACAGACTATAAATCTATCCACTATAAAATATGTGGCCACATTCCCCTTTTAGTGCTGCGTTACAAAGTGTTAGCTTAGCGATATTGTGCCGCAGACACGGGGCATCGAATGTCTTGGCGGCAAACAATAATTCgtggaaaactatttaaatatgCTTAACGTAGTCTTTGCTTTTCCCTTTGCAGCCtgatatatatgtgtatatatttcgaaaaaatgcaataaatggGCAGCGAGGACTAGAAAGCGGCAGAGGAGTGATAAACCGGGGTCCAGCAGCTGCCAGGATTGCAGGGATTGCCAGGATCGTGTTGTGCTGTGTTGTGTTGGCCGAGCCGAGTTGTTTCTGCTGCTGGCTGGCCAAAAAGGAGCAAACAAAAGGCGAGGCGATGCAAAGCAATCAACGTCAtaagcaggagcagcagcaggaccaGAAACAGGAACAGAGACCAGAACACAGACCGGAACAAGACCACCACGACCGTGGACGGAGTTATTGTGGTGGCACCGCCaagccgccgcagcagcagcatcaggaTCCACTGTAGGGACACCAACCAGTCAGCGAGCTAGCCAAGCAGCCACCCACCGCATCCCGCAGCCCCCAGCACCGCATCCCTGTATCCTTTCCAAACAAGAGGAGCTGGCATCACAAGGAGCAACACGGCGACGGCCACGGCActagcaacagcaacagcaaaagccaaagccaaagcaaaaCAACTCTCGCTTTGAGGACCTCAAGAAAACCAATTTACATATTTAAGCTTTGGGCAAACGTAGAGCGGAGGAGCAATCAATAGGAGCTGCGACGGACGAGTGGGCGCCTCCGGGAAGAGGGAGCCAACCAGCGCAGACCAGGCCAGGGCAGATTAGACCACATCATCTCATCCACATCCGCCGAACCAAAGGCCAGTTAGCTGCGACACCTGCTCCACCAGCTCCACCTGCTCCGCCGCCAGAATGCGACTGCCATACCGTAATAAGAAGGTCACCCTGTGGGTGCTCTTCGGCATCATCGTCATCACCATGTTCCTATTCAAATTCACCGAGCTGCGGCCCACATGCCTCTTCAAGGTGGACGCCTCCAACGAGCTGTCCTCCCAAATGGTTCGCGTTGAGGTATGTACCCCCAAATCGAACACAATCTGTTTGCCTCGCACCCCGCACCCCACACCCCACACATCCATCCTCATTTCCATTCCCGTGCcggaaaaaagaaaggcaCACATAGTCACACACCGGAACATCTACATCCTTTGCCCAAGGTGCGTCGCAAAAGTGTAGGCATGTGGatgaaaatattcaaatttaatcaGATGGTAAAAGGGGCTGGAAAACCGTGAAAGCAATCAGCTCTTGACAGATTCTGGGCTTGCCTTATTTGATAATCTATTTTTGATTCCGAAATCAGTTAGATATTGAACACATTCAATCGAGACTTATGGTTTATTTGCAATCGAGtgggaaaattttttttatcgttgAATCTTTTTAAAGGGAGATGCCTTTCTAGGGGGTTTTTAAAGAACATTCCAGGGAtacataaaagaaaaatatattataatttttataacttaTAAATCGGGAAaactatatattatttaaaggtATGGTTTTTATTCCAGAATACAATCAAAAAtgtatagatttttttttgtttttttggagaattataatttaacttttaagcTTACCTTGATTTAATAAGTTATCCCCCAAGCTTATGAGTAATGTAAGTGTACTGCTGCATTTTCCACCTCCACTGCCTTACATTTCTGTGACGCACTGTGCCGTCCACTCCTCCCGTGCTGAccaagccaaacaaaaacatttgcaATGATAAATCAAAGGAAAAAATCATGGGAGTAGAACCGAAGCTGGATAACTAATTTCATGTTGGCTGAGCACAGATGAAAATCCTGCCGCCCCCGGAAAGCACCGACCGCACACGCAAAACCAAAGCAAAAGTCATTGAGGGAATTTAACTGGTTATCGGATGACCGAACACTATTTTGTAAACATTAGTCGAGACCAAAATGGTCTCGTTGGACCTGAAATGGGAGGATGCATTGATTAGCATTGGGAATATCGGAGGCGGAGGTCATAAGCAGCTTAGGATGCCCACGGAATGGAGTCGGAGCTGGAGTGGGGTGGGGGCGATGACTCCACACAAGAAAGACAATGCGTCCGAGATGTGTGCGCCGAGATAGCCAAATCATTTCCACAGGGCATTAACACATCCCCGCCTTTGGCCATGAAAGGGGCTTTAATTCCGGGGATTTTGCGGGTCCAATTATAGGAAATGTGGAGCCATGGCTTAATTCGGCTATCATGCAGCTTGCCAATGCATAATTATTAGAGCCAATGCATTTCAACTGCATGGCATTAAATCCAATGCCGAAATGCCGAAATGCATCTTGTTTAATGGGCACAACAATGTGtgccaaaacaaataaaataaatttatgcaaatgatCCTGTATGCGGGTGGGGTAATTAAGGCAGGAGGCAAAAACAGGCTATAATTCCGGAGATTTGTTGTGGCCAAATATGGAAAATGCGAGGCCCCGGCTTAAATTGGCCATCATGCCGCTCCCAAATGcgaaatcaaacatttaattaaccCGGGCCAATTGGCTGGCATGCCGAGCCAGAAACCAAATAAATCCACTGATTAAACTTGTTATCGCTCAACCAAATAGTTAATTCATAGAACAAAGCGCAGCGAACAATGGATTTAAATTTCACGCAGGCCAATTAAGCATGCATATGAGCAGCCAGAGTGATTTATAATTCAAATCTTGACATTACGttcaaaatttgatttgaataaatgtagcattaaattctatttttaaatctagATTGCAACTTAAGCTTGTTTAACTAATTTCCTTATCGTCTCCAAGGTAAAATCCAGGTCTTATTTTACACTTATTTATCAACAAAACACATTTCGATTAGATAAAGAGCAGAGCTGTGCATGCACCACTATCACTTTCCCATGTGAGTGGTTATGATTTTCGAAAACCGATCGATTTTCCATTAGGCGGCTAAAAAACTCCCTCGCGTTGTTTACCACTGATAAGGTCCCAATTTATCACAGGCCTGGGCTAGAGCCAGATAAGGCTGCAGAACGTTTTGAGCTCCATATGGAGAGCTCGAATCTATTTTTAGTAATGCCCATCACCTGTCGCCGCCGCTTTTTACTTCTCCTGACGCTAATGCCCACGACGGCGTTAACACCTGCGCTTACTCAACCATCAAGCCATCACCCACAATCCTCAGGCTCTCAGCTCCCAGCTCCCACACACCTTtatcattataataataa containing:
- the LOC122818601 gene encoding uncharacterized protein LOC122818601, encoding MTEEITGDWSYYVYISLALVPVYLAFRLIKSLGWQLFVNN